In one Candidatus Cloacimonadota bacterium genomic region, the following are encoded:
- a CDS encoding DUF2089 domain-containing protein: MNLANCPICNGELEIRCYHCPKCDINFEGSFSRNWLEGFSAYQLEFIKLFLLVQGNLKEMQKHLGISYPTIKNRLAEINAKMLQENVSKNSYEDILADLEEGFVSVEEALNMINQRRNNEKDQYYK; encoded by the coding sequence ATGAATCTCGCTAATTGTCCGATATGTAATGGCGAACTGGAGATTCGCTGTTACCATTGCCCGAAATGTGATATCAACTTTGAGGGAAGTTTCAGTCGTAACTGGTTGGAAGGATTTTCTGCTTATCAACTGGAGTTTATTAAGCTTTTTTTGCTGGTTCAAGGAAACTTGAAAGAGATGCAAAAACACTTGGGCATATCGTATCCAACAATCAAAAACAGGCTGGCAGAAATTAACGCCAAAATGCTACAAGAAAACGTTTCAAAGAATAGCTACGAGGATATTCTCGCAGATTTGGAAGAAGGCTTTGTAAGTGTGGAAGAAGCCTTAAACATGATAAATCAGAGGAGAAATAATGAAAAAGATCAGTATTACAAATAA
- a CDS encoding DUF4097 family beta strand repeat-containing protein, with amino-acid sequence MKKISITNKHWTYEELSKVKITNEMIPLSITQSSDKQVVLEGDIVFDPDIELEGFNIEDYFEDEYDDGVLDLNLLELPGKQRSIKSVQLKLSIPQTIFLEIISDNYPISMIGLTNPILVDTENGPVSIANCSGDMHIESENGPVRIRNSAGNLYAKMENGPISVEDIKGEGLHVESENGPIKMRLASFSKVKIETENGPIYYETQPVEGGDFSFVTQNGIVHLVLPLRFSFKLHAESESGRLKSKLEAKVTEEDNTFRVENLFDEDEPTIIKIDTTNGMIKLSSDSYINLDYIKAKLEQVKVSLKQTATSDEKEQVKELLNKLTQYLSRVSKSINEEKIRNKVNDAIEKMKKTIADFDFEEAKANVSSKVEDISSEIYDGLKDGLRNVKAEFDGLKYEHLNAESLKEYIHKVVNSPLIKPYLGAEKKKAEAEEIAERSRLKILDMLEKGKITSEEAERLIKAISKE; translated from the coding sequence ATGAAAAAGATCAGTATTACAAATAAGCATTGGACTTACGAAGAGTTAAGCAAGGTAAAAATTACTAACGAGATGATACCGCTTTCGATAACGCAATCCTCGGACAAACAAGTAGTTTTGGAAGGCGATATTGTGTTTGACCCCGATATAGAACTTGAGGGATTTAATATTGAAGACTACTTCGAAGATGAATATGATGATGGAGTATTAGATCTCAATTTACTTGAGTTGCCAGGAAAACAAAGAAGTATCAAATCTGTTCAATTAAAACTTAGCATTCCCCAAACCATATTTTTGGAAATAATTAGCGATAACTATCCCATTAGTATGATTGGACTTACAAATCCTATTTTAGTAGATACAGAGAATGGTCCCGTTTCAATTGCCAATTGTTCTGGAGACATGCACATAGAAAGCGAAAATGGTCCGGTTCGAATCCGTAATAGTGCAGGCAACCTTTACGCCAAAATGGAGAATGGTCCTATCTCTGTGGAAGATATAAAGGGCGAAGGATTGCATGTGGAGAGTGAAAACGGACCCATCAAAATGCGCCTTGCCAGCTTTAGTAAAGTGAAGATCGAAACCGAAAACGGACCTATATACTACGAAACTCAACCAGTGGAAGGCGGAGATTTCAGTTTTGTTACCCAGAATGGCATTGTGCATCTGGTATTGCCGCTACGCTTTAGTTTTAAACTACACGCCGAAAGTGAAAGCGGCAGGTTAAAATCCAAGCTAGAGGCCAAAGTAACTGAGGAGGATAATACCTTCCGCGTCGAAAACCTCTTTGATGAGGATGAGCCGACTATCATAAAGATAGATACTACCAATGGCATGATCAAGCTTTCCAGCGATAGCTACATCAATTTGGATTATATTAAGGCAAAACTGGAGCAAGTAAAAGTTTCCCTCAAACAGACAGCCACTAGCGATGAAAAGGAACAAGTGAAAGAGTTACTGAATAAACTTACTCAATACCTTAGTAGAGTATCAAAATCCATCAATGAAGAAAAAATACGCAACAAAGTAAATGACGCCATCGAGAAGATGAAGAAGACTATTGCGGATTTTGATTTTGAAGAAGCTAAAGCCAATGTAAGCTCAAAAGTTGAAGATATTAGCTCTGAGATTTACGATGGGCTAAAAGATGGATTGCGCAACGTCAAGGCGGAATTTGACGGACTTAAGTATGAGCATCTGAATGCGGAATCCCTGAAAGAATACATTCACAAAGTAGTGAATTCCCCGTTGATCAAACCCTATCTGGGAGCCGAAAAGAAGAAAGCTGAAGCAGAAGAAATTGCCGAACGAAGTCGGTTAAAAATATTGGATATGCTAGAGAAGGGAAAAATTACCAGTGAGGAGGCAGAGCGCCTAATAAAGGCGATTAGCAAAGAATAA